In Planktothrix tepida PCC 9214, a genomic segment contains:
- a CDS encoding endonuclease/exonuclease/phosphatase family protein, producing MMTQRLRIVTWNLEHPKPKSWKKTPAVLDQIQTINADVWILTETNNLAVDLSKQGYFKFSSIEYQDKRLEQNAYTTIWSRIQAPTEMLTTFDPILAVCIKVNLQGYNLLIYGTIITWHGDRGIDGKSKNWEEHYRSIEQHGNDWEHLVKTNSDCKLITVGDFNQARDGSRWYGTQKGITLLTQELKRNNLVCLTDEVKPKERHNIDHICVSYELQPYCQVGFWENISDSNVTMSDHNGVFVDVELQA from the coding sequence ATGATGACCCAAAGACTCAGGATCGTTACTTGGAATTTGGAGCATCCAAAACCAAAAAGCTGGAAAAAGACACCAGCAGTATTAGATCAAATTCAAACTATAAATGCTGATGTTTGGATCTTGACGGAAACCAATAATCTTGCTGTTGATTTATCAAAACAGGGCTACTTCAAGTTCTCATCAATTGAATATCAAGATAAAAGATTGGAGCAAAATGCTTACACCACAATCTGGTCAAGAATACAGGCTCCTACTGAAATGCTCACAACATTTGATCCCATTCTAGCTGTCTGTATCAAAGTCAATTTACAAGGTTACAACCTGTTAATTTATGGGACAATTATTACCTGGCACGGTGATCGCGGAATAGATGGAAAATCAAAAAACTGGGAAGAACATTACCGATCAATTGAACAACATGGAAATGATTGGGAGCATCTGGTGAAAACCAACTCTGATTGCAAACTCATAACTGTCGGAGATTTCAATCAAGCCAGAGATGGTTCACGTTGGTATGGAACTCAAAAAGGAATTACTTTATTAACGCAGGAGCTAAAACGTAACAATCTCGTTTGTTTAACTGATGAAGTTAAGCCCAAAGAACGACATAATATTGACCACATCTGTGTCAGTTATGAATTGCAACCCTATTGCCAAGTTGGCTTTTGGGAAAATATTTCCGATAGCAATGTAACCATGAGCGATCATAACGGCGTTTTTGTTGATGTGGAATTGCAAGCATAA
- a CDS encoding M23 family metallopeptidase yields the protein MRISNAKKYGVAFFLTLGLMVLVSCWSPNVTQTAESSLQHAQTLAEGMTQQLITQTPQTPRFGQPIDCQLGEDCFILLYPDRDPSPNAVDFGCGRQTYDGHQGTDFAIPDEQAMARGVPVVASAAGTVLRVRDGVVDKRIAQEADKTAVEGTECGNGVVIDHRSVPNGAGWETQYCHLRQGSLRVKPGDTVEKGTILGSVGASGLASFPHVHLTIRYNGEVIDPFVGPGATAGCNVSRNPIWEQSLAYIPTGLIRAGFSTQPPTMDELWQGKFNETILPQDSPALLFWVQVYGVLTGDKMIFNLYDSQGIKVVNNESFVNESSKTWIGYVGKKNNPQSPLTPGTWKAEYQLIRGDRTLVKVQRQLQLE from the coding sequence ATGAGGATATCAAACGCTAAAAAATACGGGGTCGCATTCTTCCTGACTTTGGGGTTAATGGTCTTAGTCAGTTGTTGGAGTCCGAATGTCACACAAACGGCTGAGTCTTCTCTGCAACACGCTCAGACCCTGGCGGAAGGGATGACCCAACAACTGATTACCCAAACGCCTCAAACCCCCCGTTTTGGTCAACCCATTGATTGCCAACTGGGTGAAGATTGCTTTATTTTGTTATACCCAGATCGAGATCCTAGTCCCAATGCCGTTGATTTTGGCTGTGGACGGCAAACCTATGATGGTCATCAAGGCACGGATTTTGCCATACCAGACGAACAAGCCATGGCCAGAGGGGTTCCGGTGGTGGCGTCGGCGGCGGGGACGGTGTTACGAGTCCGGGATGGGGTGGTTGACAAACGCATTGCACAGGAAGCGGATAAAACCGCCGTAGAAGGCACAGAATGTGGCAATGGGGTTGTTATTGACCATCGCTCTGTGCCCAATGGTGCGGGGTGGGAAACTCAATATTGTCATTTGCGACAGGGAAGCCTGCGGGTTAAACCGGGGGATACCGTTGAGAAAGGGACAATTTTAGGATCAGTTGGCGCTTCTGGGTTAGCATCCTTTCCCCATGTTCATCTCACCATTCGTTATAACGGGGAAGTGATTGATCCCTTTGTGGGGCCAGGAGCAACGGCGGGATGTAACGTCAGTCGTAACCCCATTTGGGAACAATCTTTAGCTTATATTCCAACGGGGTTAATTCGGGCTGGATTTTCGACCCAACCTCCGACAATGGATGAATTATGGCAGGGTAAATTTAACGAAACTATTTTACCCCAAGATAGTCCAGCATTGTTATTTTGGGTACAGGTTTATGGGGTATTAACAGGAGATAAAATGATTTTTAATCTTTATGATTCCCAGGGAATAAAAGTTGTTAATAATGAAAGTTTTGTGAATGAATCGAGTAAAACTTGGATTGGTTATGTGGGGAAAAAAAATAATCCTCAATCCCCTTTAACCCCCGGAACTTGGAAGGCTGAATATCAATTAATCAGAGGCGATCGCACTTTAGTTAAAGTTCAACGACAACTGCAATTGGAATAG
- a CDS encoding YcjF family protein → MPISRYLLLIFGICLILGLMIWLISSLSALYTQVIWSANPILANLLLLLLIVLLGLAIFAFFYYTRLFQKSGKSTKKRRPLKIPLDKTEAAEESLKSLRQQVTQIQDEVAKQALLSRSQDIASELAKGNIQVVVFGTGSAGKTSLVNALMGRMVGKVNAPMGTTEVGETYHLQLEEIEREILITDTPGILEAGMGGSERGTLARSLATDANLLIFVVDNDLRQSEYHSLQALVEIGKRSLILLNKTDLYPESDKTLILAKLRERVKTFLDPSDVIAVAANPQSIQLETEEMIQPEPDIMPLIRRMAMILRAEGEELIADNILLQSQRLGEEARRLIDSQRKREAEKIVERFQWIGAGVIAVTPLPVIDLIATAAVNTQMVIEIGKIYGCELNIDRGRELALSLAKTLGSLGVVKGVIQLVSTALQLNIATLVVGRAIQAVSAAYLTRIAGKSFIEYFRHDQDWGDGGMTEVVQRQFQLTRRDEFVKQFVQDAFAKIIEPLNLTPEAEEEELEMEVNPEPLLKRYIEDWDEGNTVDRPDW, encoded by the coding sequence ATGCCTATTTCTCGCTATTTACTGTTAATTTTTGGGATTTGCTTGATTTTAGGGTTAATGATTTGGCTGATTAGTTCCCTATCGGCTCTTTATACTCAGGTAATTTGGTCAGCGAATCCGATTTTAGCCAATTTGCTGCTCTTATTATTAATTGTATTATTAGGATTGGCTATTTTTGCCTTTTTTTATTATACTCGATTATTCCAAAAATCAGGAAAATCTACCAAAAAACGGCGACCTTTAAAAATTCCTTTAGATAAAACCGAAGCGGCGGAAGAATCTCTTAAATCGTTAAGACAACAGGTGACTCAAATTCAAGATGAAGTTGCCAAACAAGCGTTATTAAGTCGTTCTCAAGATATCGCTTCCGAATTAGCGAAAGGGAATATTCAAGTGGTCGTATTTGGAACAGGTTCGGCGGGAAAAACTTCTTTAGTGAATGCTTTAATGGGTCGAATGGTGGGAAAAGTTAACGCACCCATGGGAACCACAGAAGTTGGAGAAACCTATCATTTACAATTAGAAGAAATTGAACGGGAAATTTTAATTACAGATACCCCTGGAATTTTAGAAGCGGGAATGGGGGGTTCTGAACGAGGAACATTAGCACGTTCGTTAGCAACGGATGCTAATTTATTAATCTTTGTTGTGGATAATGATTTAAGACAATCAGAATATCATTCCTTACAAGCATTAGTTGAAATTGGCAAGCGATCGCTGATTCTTTTAAATAAAACTGATTTATATCCTGAAAGCGATAAAACCCTGATTTTAGCTAAACTTCGAGAGCGAGTCAAGACGTTTTTAGATCCCAGTGATGTTATTGCTGTAGCTGCAAATCCGCAATCAATTCAATTAGAAACGGAAGAAATGATACAACCAGAACCAGATATTATGCCCTTAATTCGACGAATGGCAATGATTTTAAGAGCAGAAGGAGAAGAATTAATTGCTGATAATATTTTACTACAATCTCAGCGATTAGGAGAAGAAGCACGACGATTAATTGATAGCCAAAGAAAACGGGAAGCTGAAAAAATTGTGGAGCGATTTCAATGGATTGGTGCAGGAGTCATTGCTGTAACGCCTTTACCTGTAATTGATTTAATTGCAACAGCAGCAGTCAATACCCAAATGGTGATAGAAATTGGTAAAATATATGGCTGTGAATTAAATATAGATCGGGGTCGAGAATTAGCATTATCTTTAGCCAAAACTTTAGGCAGTTTAGGAGTGGTGAAAGGAGTGATTCAGTTAGTCTCAACGGCGTTACAATTAAATATTGCAACCTTGGTAGTCGGACGTGCTATTCAAGCGGTGAGTGCCGCTTATTTAACGCGGATTGCTGGTAAAAGTTTTATTGAATATTTCCGTCATGATCAAGATTGGGGAGATGGAGGAATGACCGAAGTAGTACAACGACAATTTCAGTTAACTCGCCGGGATGAATTTGTAAAACAATTTGTTCAAGATGCCTTTGCTAAAATTATTGAACCCCTGAATTTAACGCCAGAAGCAGAAGAGGAAGAATTGGAGATGGAAGTGAATCCAGAACCTTTATTAAAGCGTTATATAGAAGATTGGGATGAGGGAAATACGGTTGATCGTCCTGATTGGTAA
- a CDS encoding GUN4 domain-containing protein, translated as MKNSRSPSRTDTWVGKVIDQFPTFIIGFFTGSLITVYGTLTQIDLLSHLNADPNILNFYQQLLGLSNDISEQNKQYRGYIEKLNISVNPNTLIIHVLPNSICESAISEGDRVQVLPPVEVIGQQNSAQDTEFNLFKQRINQIISDGFGSIEVVTPENQLAQIEINLLNEEQNCVRKPKYIQELEKLLEQKKWKAADQKTNQVLLKITNRESVGYLDEDAIQKMSCSYLRTIDQLWKKYSGGLFGFSVQKRIFVETENQLKEDALNRYDPNAYIHFTDLVRWIESGKNGKEKWKNYNELTFSLEAPEGHLPRLNQLEKGMKMESNYQLFSPNALPLSSQEIKARTLFFARVDTCKL; from the coding sequence ATGAAAAATTCTCGATCGCCTTCCAGAACCGATACCTGGGTTGGAAAAGTAATAGATCAATTTCCTACTTTTATTATCGGATTTTTTACTGGATCACTGATCACGGTTTATGGAACTTTGACTCAGATTGATTTATTAAGCCATCTGAATGCTGATCCTAATATCCTGAATTTCTATCAACAATTATTGGGGTTATCTAATGATATATCAGAACAAAACAAACAATATAGAGGATATATTGAAAAGCTTAATATTAGTGTAAATCCCAATACATTAATCATTCATGTTTTGCCAAATTCTATTTGTGAATCTGCTATTTCTGAAGGAGATCGTGTACAAGTTTTACCTCCTGTTGAGGTGATTGGTCAACAAAATTCTGCTCAAGATACAGAATTTAATTTATTTAAACAGCGAATCAATCAAATTATTAGTGATGGGTTTGGGTCTATTGAAGTTGTCACTCCTGAAAATCAATTAGCACAAATTGAAATTAATCTACTCAATGAAGAACAAAATTGTGTGAGGAAACCTAAATATATTCAAGAGTTAGAAAAACTCCTAGAGCAGAAAAAGTGGAAAGCCGCCGATCAAAAAACAAATCAGGTTTTACTGAAAATTACGAATCGAGAAAGTGTTGGTTATTTGGATGAAGATGCTATTCAAAAAATGTCTTGTTCCTATTTAAGAACGATTGATCAGTTATGGAAAAAATACTCAGGAGGGTTATTTGGATTTAGTGTTCAAAAGCGAATTTTCGTGGAAACCGAAAATCAATTAAAGGAGGATGCTTTAAACCGATATGATCCCAATGCTTATATTCATTTTACGGATTTAGTTCGATGGATTGAATCGGGAAAAAATGGCAAGGAGAAATGGAAAAATTATAATGAATTAACTTTTTCTTTAGAAGCACCAGAAGGCCATCTTCCTCGTCTAAATCAACTTGAGAAAGGAATGAAAATGGAATCCAATTATCAGCTTTTTTCTCCCAATGCGCTTCCCTTGTCTTCTCAAGAAATTAAAGCAAGAACTTTATTTTTTGCACGAGTTGATACTTGTAAACTTTAG
- a CDS encoding DUF1802 family protein encodes MMKTVTNHALKEWNITIQALEQGETIMLLRKGGIREHNGKFKVDQNKILLYPTFEHQKPTLLKPEYAHLVKSVSSGWHPETVKISSFAEITHILSWNNSQDESLIHSLIKFHIWNETFVRDRIQFKPQQPLYILLLRTYKLSQVHEIPYHPSYGGCRSWIDLQQPISLDNKVPVLTQKDYDQKVSMIAQILQAS; translated from the coding sequence ATGATGAAAACTGTAACAAATCATGCTCTTAAAGAATGGAATATTACCATTCAAGCCTTAGAACAAGGTGAAACAATTATGTTATTGAGAAAAGGAGGAATTCGGGAACACAACGGGAAATTCAAGGTTGATCAGAACAAAATTCTGCTCTATCCCACCTTTGAACATCAAAAACCCACTTTATTAAAACCTGAATATGCTCATCTTGTAAAATCTGTTTCTTCGGGTTGGCATCCTGAAACCGTTAAAATTAGTAGTTTTGCAGAAATTACTCATATTTTATCATGGAATAATTCTCAAGATGAGTCTTTGATTCATTCATTAATCAAGTTTCATATTTGGAATGAAACCTTTGTGCGCGATCGCATCCAATTTAAACCTCAACAGCCTCTTTATATTCTATTATTGAGAACCTATAAACTTTCTCAAGTTCATGAAATTCCTTATCATCCTAGTTATGGCGGATGTCGTTCTTGGATTGATTTACAGCAACCGATTTCATTAGACAATAAAGTTCCTGTTTTAACTCAAAAAGACTACGACCAAAAAGTATCAATGATTGCTCAAATTCTTCAAGCTTCGTAG
- a CDS encoding aldo/keto reductase: MEKRTLGQSDILITPLLIGTWQAGKRMWVGIEDAETIKAIRAGFEAGITTIDTAEVYGEGHSEQIVAQALSDVRDQVVYASKVFANHLKYDQVIAACEQSLKNLNTDYIDLYQIHWPSGSFNSEIVPIEETMKALNHLKEQGKIRGIGVSNFSRTQLEEASQYGRIESLQPPYSLFWRKVEQDAMSYCIEQKISILAYSPLAQGLLTGKFGPNHQFAEGDHRSKNKLFANKDHYQRVQNALEQLRPIAERYQCTLGQLAIAWLISQPQTHAIVGFRNAEQAEQNTHAGTIKITPEDLAKIDKIGRTVTDHLDDNPVMWDF; this comes from the coding sequence ATGGAAAAACGAACTCTAGGTCAATCTGATATTCTAATTACTCCCCTTTTAATCGGAACTTGGCAAGCCGGAAAACGAATGTGGGTAGGAATTGAAGATGCAGAAACCATTAAAGCAATTCGTGCTGGTTTTGAGGCGGGAATTACAACCATTGATACAGCAGAAGTCTATGGAGAAGGGCACTCGGAACAAATTGTAGCCCAAGCTTTATCTGATGTCCGAGATCAAGTCGTTTATGCAAGTAAAGTATTTGCTAATCATTTGAAATATGATCAAGTGATTGCAGCTTGTGAACAATCTTTAAAAAATCTGAATACCGATTATATTGATTTATATCAAATACACTGGCCATCAGGCTCTTTCAATTCAGAAATAGTCCCGATTGAAGAAACAATGAAAGCCTTAAATCACTTAAAAGAACAAGGAAAAATTCGAGGGATTGGGGTTTCTAATTTTTCCCGAACACAATTGGAAGAAGCCAGCCAATATGGAAGAATTGAAAGTTTACAGCCACCCTATTCTTTATTCTGGCGAAAGGTCGAACAAGATGCCATGTCTTATTGTATTGAACAGAAGATTTCAATTTTAGCTTATTCTCCCCTAGCTCAAGGATTATTAACGGGAAAATTCGGCCCCAATCATCAATTTGCGGAAGGAGATCATCGATCTAAAAATAAATTATTTGCGAATAAAGACCATTATCAACGGGTACAAAATGCCTTAGAACAATTGCGACCCATTGCAGAACGTTATCAATGTACATTAGGGCAATTAGCGATCGCTTGGTTAATTTCCCAACCCCAAACTCATGCAATTGTCGGGTTTAGAAATGCAGAACAAGCTGAACAAAATACTCATGCTGGTACTATTAAAATCACCCCCGAAGATTTAGCAAAAATCGACAAAATTGGGCGGACTGTTACAGATCATTTAGATGATAATCCGGTGATGTGGGATTTTTAG
- a CDS encoding DUF6930 domain-containing protein yields MARLNHSTLRRLQNLPQIPSVWEGDRRPMATDTNPSIDADSEAPGECIIWVDGSQGMVRAMDMVPTDMGPEAIVRTLLRAMEHPQSPAPVARPQKIVVKDREIQFFLRGVLQDLEIVIEYVPDLPLIDEIFRGLQEVAESRPPQLPLQYAEIVTEKAYQIWKDAPWERLGEHQIISIELNLFGIDTLYISTLGKLGMDYGVLMYRSLDSLKRFRERVVKNKSYDNLEEAFLTQDCLFVTFDREDDLDEDEDEDDFINLASLPLSEIQPNFGNLHPLEGLRSILYDEEAAVVLVALEALHRFLRDNTQKLVRYQFPSLNRRYRIPINLPDGEKKQVSVKVETLPDIADELAAMTSDDESEEEELEVEVPRLRDDLVPPKSFLSLGVVPWETAKYLRSNTQFHQAAEGEIPEIGDGLPVVVIQTSKPKAELLIRSLQEAGGLEGICFNPGEDPMAGRNYDLGILKTEDGDLHLFGEFIEDDPVHQEARKKWEQRCKKTKGWCGLIIAMGLTGASRGQPQFKDMMALLEVRSIPSQELGLGPLQLIPAPF; encoded by the coding sequence ATGGCACGTCTCAATCACTCAACCCTTCGTCGGCTTCAAAATTTACCCCAAATTCCCAGTGTGTGGGAAGGGGATCGACGTCCCATGGCGACGGATACGAATCCTAGTATTGATGCAGACTCCGAAGCACCGGGCGAATGTATTATTTGGGTGGACGGTTCTCAGGGGATGGTGCGAGCAATGGATATGGTTCCAACGGATATGGGGCCAGAAGCAATTGTGCGGACGTTATTACGAGCAATGGAACATCCCCAAAGTCCCGCACCTGTCGCTCGTCCTCAAAAAATAGTCGTTAAAGATCGCGAAATTCAATTTTTCCTGCGGGGTGTTCTGCAAGATTTAGAAATTGTGATTGAATATGTCCCGGATTTACCTCTAATTGATGAAATTTTTCGGGGGTTGCAAGAAGTGGCGGAAAGTCGCCCCCCTCAACTCCCTCTGCAATATGCGGAAATTGTTACAGAAAAAGCTTATCAGATTTGGAAAGATGCGCCTTGGGAACGCTTAGGAGAACATCAAATTATTTCCATTGAATTGAATCTCTTTGGAATTGATACCTTATATATCTCTACCTTGGGTAAACTGGGGATGGATTATGGGGTATTAATGTATCGTTCTTTGGACTCGTTAAAACGGTTTCGAGAGCGAGTTGTGAAAAATAAATCCTATGATAATTTAGAAGAAGCTTTTTTAACTCAAGATTGTTTATTTGTCACCTTTGATCGAGAAGATGATTTGGATGAAGACGAAGATGAAGATGATTTTATTAACCTCGCCAGCTTACCTTTATCGGAAATTCAACCGAATTTTGGTAATCTTCATCCCTTAGAAGGATTACGTTCAATTTTGTATGATGAAGAAGCGGCTGTTGTTTTAGTGGCATTAGAAGCACTACATCGATTTTTACGCGATAATACTCAAAAATTAGTTCGATATCAATTCCCCAGTCTTAACCGTCGGTATCGGATTCCGATTAATTTACCCGATGGGGAGAAAAAACAGGTATCGGTGAAGGTGGAAACCTTACCTGATATTGCCGATGAATTAGCTGCAATGACCTCTGATGACGAATCAGAAGAAGAAGAACTAGAGGTAGAAGTTCCTCGGTTACGCGATGATTTAGTTCCTCCTAAATCGTTCTTAAGTTTAGGTGTTGTTCCTTGGGAAACTGCCAAATATTTACGAAGTAATACCCAATTTCATCAAGCCGCCGAGGGGGAAATTCCTGAAATTGGAGATGGTTTACCAGTGGTTGTTATTCAAACCTCTAAACCCAAAGCAGAACTGTTGATTCGCAGTTTACAAGAAGCGGGAGGACTCGAAGGTATTTGTTTTAATCCGGGTGAAGACCCCATGGCGGGACGCAATTATGATTTAGGAATTTTGAAAACCGAAGATGGAGATTTACATTTATTTGGAGAGTTTATCGAAGATGATCCCGTTCATCAAGAAGCGCGCAAAAAATGGGAACAACGGTGTAAAAAAACCAAAGGTTGGTGTGGTTTAATTATTGCGATGGGATTAACCGGAGCTTCACGGGGTCAACCTCAATTTAAAGATATGATGGCATTGTTAGAAGTTCGTTCTATTCCTTCTCAAGAGTTAGGTTTAGGGCCATTACAATTAATTCCAGCCCCGTTTTAA
- a CDS encoding HesB/IscA family protein — protein MTQATQTPTQGVQMTESAIKQVQFLREKQGKDLCLRVGVRQGGCSGMSYLMDFADPSTIREDDEVFDYEGFQVVCDRKSLLYIYGLVLDYTDALIGGGFQFTNPQATQTCGCGKSFAT, from the coding sequence ATGACACAAGCGACTCAAACCCCAACGCAAGGGGTTCAGATGACGGAATCAGCGATTAAGCAAGTTCAATTTCTGCGCGAAAAGCAAGGAAAAGATCTTTGTCTGCGCGTGGGAGTCCGCCAAGGCGGTTGTTCTGGAATGTCATATTTAATGGATTTTGCTGACCCTAGCACCATTCGAGAGGATGATGAAGTCTTTGATTATGAAGGGTTTCAGGTGGTTTGCGATCGCAAAAGCTTACTCTACATTTACGGCCTAGTCCTCGATTATACAGATGCTTTGATTGGGGGTGGGTTCCAGTTTACAAATCCTCAAGCCACTCAAACCTGTGGTTGTGGTAAATCCTTTGCGACCTAA
- a CDS encoding tetratricopeptide repeat protein, producing the protein MTTPEELFKEGFERYQAGEDPETLIPVFKEICNQAPKNSNAWTSLAWLYLLADKPKLAYNAAKSAVKLNPHDPQARVNLATAMLELGKTGVRSHVELASQLVLVDTDWQQEITKNFEDGLTRKPNWKSLIKVKQWLFGG; encoded by the coding sequence ATGACAACTCCAGAAGAATTATTTAAGGAAGGTTTTGAACGGTATCAAGCGGGTGAAGACCCAGAAACATTGATTCCGGTGTTTAAAGAAATTTGTAATCAGGCTCCTAAAAATAGTAATGCTTGGACAAGTTTAGCGTGGTTATATTTGTTAGCAGATAAACCCAAATTAGCTTATAACGCGGCAAAATCAGCCGTTAAACTCAATCCCCATGATCCTCAAGCCAGAGTGAATTTAGCGACGGCGATGTTGGAGTTAGGGAAAACGGGGGTGCGTTCCCACGTTGAACTTGCGAGTCAACTGGTATTAGTCGATACGGATTGGCAGCAGGAAATCACTAAAAATTTTGAAGATGGATTAACTCGCAAACCAAATTGGAAATCCTTAATAAAAGTTAAACAATGGTTGTTTGGAGGTTAA
- a CDS encoding ABC transporter permease, producing the protein MTFCGLVLTVLFLLIAVLSPLFSTWGWIQSPTEFLSNPIHQPPSPQHWFGTSRLGYDVFSRTLFGTQVAWQVVLLATLLSVGIGVPLGMVSGYLGGKIDRVLLFLMDTIYTLPGLLLSITLAFVVGKGVLNAALALSVAYVPQYYRVVRNHTTSVKTELFIEAAQALGANTWTILTRYLFLNVIQSVPVLFTLNAADAILTLGGLGFLGLGLPDEVPEWGHDLRIALEALPTGIWWTTLFPGLALTIMVVGLSLLGEGLNDFLNPRLRNQR; encoded by the coding sequence ATGACTTTTTGTGGATTAGTCCTGACCGTTTTATTTTTATTAATCGCAGTATTATCCCCGTTATTTTCAACTTGGGGATGGATACAAAGTCCTACAGAATTTCTGTCTAATCCTATCCATCAACCGCCTTCTCCGCAACATTGGTTTGGAACCAGTCGCTTAGGATATGATGTCTTTTCTCGGACGTTATTTGGAACTCAAGTGGCTTGGCAAGTGGTGTTATTAGCAACGCTTTTGAGTGTGGGAATTGGGGTTCCTTTGGGAATGGTGAGTGGATATTTAGGAGGAAAAATAGATCGGGTTTTATTATTTTTAATGGATACGATTTATACGTTACCTGGATTATTACTTTCCATTACTTTAGCATTTGTTGTTGGCAAAGGGGTTTTGAATGCAGCGCTGGCTTTAAGTGTCGCTTATGTGCCTCAATATTATCGAGTGGTTCGTAATCATACGACTTCGGTTAAAACCGAGTTATTTATTGAAGCCGCCCAAGCATTAGGGGCTAATACTTGGACAATTTTAACTCGTTATTTATTTTTAAATGTAATCCAAAGTGTTCCGGTATTATTTACATTGAATGCGGCGGATGCAATTTTAACATTAGGCGGATTAGGATTTTTAGGGTTAGGTTTACCGGATGAAGTTCCCGAATGGGGTCATGATTTAAGAATCGCCTTAGAAGCGTTACCCACTGGAATTTGGTGGACAACCTTATTTCCGGGTTTGGCGTTAACAATTATGGTCGTTGGTTTATCTCTATTAGGAGAAGGATTAAATGATTTTCTTAATCCTCGTCTTCGCAATCAACGTTAA
- the petC gene encoding cytochrome b6-f complex iron-sulfur subunit yields MTQISGTSDAPSMGRRQFMNLLTFGSVTGVAVGALYPVVKYFLPPASGAAGGGVTAKDALGNDVIVSEFLSTHKPGDRVLAQGLKGDPTYMVVEKDSSLADYGINAVCTHLGCVVPWNASENKFMCPCHGSQYNDTGKVVRGPAPLSLALVHATVTDDDKLNFTPWTETDFRTGENPWWS; encoded by the coding sequence ATGACTCAAATTTCAGGAACCTCGGATGCTCCAAGCATGGGGCGTCGTCAATTCATGAACTTACTAACCTTCGGTTCAGTCACAGGCGTTGCTGTCGGTGCACTGTATCCGGTGGTCAAATATTTTCTACCTCCCGCTAGTGGTGCCGCAGGTGGTGGCGTTACGGCTAAAGATGCTCTGGGTAACGATGTTATCGTCAGTGAATTTTTATCCACCCATAAACCCGGTGATCGCGTTTTAGCCCAAGGCTTGAAAGGCGATCCAACCTACATGGTGGTTGAAAAGGATTCCTCCTTAGCGGACTATGGAATCAATGCGGTTTGTACCCACTTAGGTTGTGTGGTGCCTTGGAACGCCAGCGAAAATAAATTTATGTGTCCCTGTCACGGCTCTCAATATAACGACACAGGTAAAGTTGTTCGTGGGCCAGCACCGTTATCCTTAGCATTGGTTCACGCCACCGTTACGGATGACGACAAATTGAACTTTACTCCTTGGACAGAAACCGACTTCCGCACGGGTGAAAATCCCTGGTGGTCTTAA